A window from Anopheles merus strain MAF unplaced genomic scaffold, AmerM5.1 LNR4000034, whole genome shotgun sequence encodes these proteins:
- the LOC121601167 gene encoding histone H4, with amino-acid sequence MTGRGKGGKGLGKGGAKRHRKVLRDNIQGITKPAIRRLARRGGVKRISGLIYEETRGVLKVFLENVIRDAVTYTEHAKRKTVTAMDVVYALKRQGRTLYGFGG; translated from the coding sequence ATGACTGGaagaggaaagggaggaaaaggtCTGGGTAAAGGAGGAGCCAAGCGTCACCGAAAAGTGCTGCGGGATAACATCCAGGGCATTACCAAGCCCGCCATCCGCCGTTTGGCTCGGCGCGGAGGAGTGAAACGTATCTCCGGCCTCATCTACGAGGAAACCCGTGGCGTGCTGAAAGTGTTTCTGGAGAATGTGATCCGTGATGCGGTCACTTACACTGAACACGCCAAGCGTAAAACCGTCACCGCTATGGATGTGGTGTATGCTCTGAAGCGTCAGGGCCGTACTCTGTACGGTTTCGGAGGTTAA